The nucleotide sequence GCTGGCAGTGTCCAGGCATCACCCAGGATGCTGGCAGGATCCAGGCATCACCCAGGATGCTGGCAGGATCCAGGCATCACCCAGGATGCTGGCAGGATCCAGGCATCACCCAGGATGCTGGCAGCTTCCAGGCATCACCCAGGATGCTGGCAGGATCCAGGCATCACCCAGGATGCTGGCAGGATCCAGGCATCACCCAGGATGCTGGCAGGATCCAGGCATCACCCAGGATGCTGGCAGGATCCAGGCATCACCCAGGATGCTGGCAGGATCCAGGCATCACCCAGGATGCTGGCAGGATCCAGGCATCACCCAGGATGCTGGCAGCTTCCAGGCATCACCCAGGATGCTGGCAGGATCCAGGCATCACCCAGGATGCTGGCAGGATCCAGGCATCACCCAGGATGCTGGCAGGATCCAGGCATCACCCAGGATGCTGGCAGGATCCAGGCATCACCCAGGATGCTGGCAGGATCCAGGCATCACCCAGGATGCTGGCAGCTTCCAGGCATCACCCAGGATGCTGGCAGGATCCAGGCATCACCCAGGATGCTGGCAGGATCCAGGCATCACCCAGGATGCTGGCAGGATCCAGGCATCACCCAGGATGCTGGCAGGATCCAGGCATCACCCAGGATGCTGGCAGGATCCAGGCATCACCCAGGATGCTGGCAGGATCCAGGCATCACCCAGGATGCTGGCAGGATCCAGGCATCACCCAGGATGCTGGCAGCTTCCAGGCATCACCCAGGATGCTGGCAGCGGTCCAGGCATCACCCAGGCATCACCCAGAGCTCAGGCAACATCTAAGATGCTGCCATGCAGGACTCAAGTCCTGCATGATACGCGTACCTGAGCCTTTCTTAAACAGTTCCTTCAGACGGTTCTAAAATGAATGATATCCGTGTCTTGTGTCTTGGCCCGTGAGTTGTGTGTGAATTGGAAATGCAACTCATTGTCATTCTGAACAGGGAGTTCCTGTTGGCCTCGGGTCTTCAGCCGGTGGGTGCTTCGCTGGCAGAAGATGTGCATAGTTGGCTTCATGTCTCCAGTTTGATGGGTTGAAGGAGTTGCAAGGAGCTACGGGTGACGCCATTTGGAGTTTGTTTTCATTCTCgttgctacgggctcaccatagcccgtgctacttggaactttgttccaggtagcaaatctttaacaacaacaaattcTCATTGTTCGTGTCTCACAAGTTGGCTCAATATATCTGTTTTCCTTTGTTAAGGAATTGTGATCTTTTTGCCCGGGGGAGTGATCTTTGCAGGTGTGATCTTGTGCTAGGTGTATGAGCTTTGTCAGtgggggttatcttcttgaggttatcttgagatgatttcggggctttttagtgtcccccgcggcccggtcttcgaccaggcctccacccccaggaagcagcccgtgacagctgactaacacccaggtacctattttactgctaggtaacaggagcatcagggtgaatgtTAGGGGTGATGTTATCATTGTCAGCAAGCGTGATCTTTACCATGGGTTGCTATCTTACATAGCAAGTTGAATCCTTGATATCGAGTATGTTACTCAAGCATTATTGATGGTATTAGGCAAGAGGAGCTCATCCGagcaagcaacccgttctcgcacttgcttacagtcaatattggcttatttaataagtgcttttgtgacatactaattgattgtgaatattttagtttacctagaaaagcttcatagaaaacaccgaccttacctaaccttcttagtatgttaagataagcatcttattgcttcttatttacaattatttcttaacctatcaacggtataggttaggtaTAGGTAACCAGGCTCTATGTTGGGAATATGGTTTCAGGGCCACGAAAAATACTCGAGATAAGGCACAGGCTTCAAGCCACATATAAGAGGTTGTGGGATAAGAGGCTtgacttcttatcttgaggttatcttgagatgatttcggggctttagtgtccccgcggcccggtcctcgaccaggcctccacccccaggaagcagcccgtgacagctgactaactcccaggtacctatttactgctaggtaacaggggcattcagggtgaaagaaactttacccatttgcttctgcctcgtgcgggaatcgaacccgcgccacagaattacgaaccctgcgcgctatccaccaggctacgaggtcccaAGACTTGGCTAGTCTTGTAATCGAATTTCCAAACGCATGTCTTGTTAAACTTTTGTGTGGTgggactgtgtactcacctatttatactcacctatttgtgcttgcaggggttgagctctggctctttagtcccgcctctcaactgtcaatcaactggtgtacaggttcctgagcctactgggctgtatcatatctacacttgaaacagtgtatggagtcagcctccaccacatcactgcctaatgcattccatttgtcaaccactctgacactaaaaaagttttttctaatatcactatggctcatttgggtgtggtggtgattgtggaccTTATGACGGGAATTGCGGTTCGGAACCGCCACAATCCAAGGGATAAACAGCATACCACGAGTTAATGTAAATTTCAAGAAATAGAAACCTCAATTACAAGGAAAGAATAATAATATAAGCaagacattctctagaaagacgaagagTAATGAGCGAATTGAAGAATATAGATGAACGAAAGCCTATAGCAAAGATATAAATACTATTTTCAATATATGCAGTACATCTTATGGGAGATGACTTTTGTACCAAAAATGTGAGTTTAATTTTTTTTGCTAAACACCTGTTTTTTTTCCACATCCACTATTGTAATGGTTTAAATAAGTTGTTACCAATAAAGTTAATCTGACTGCACACCCTATAAACCAGGATGTGCTAAAACTTAGACAAATCCGGTGCTTCAAAATTTCTAGCAGATTCCAGGGTGTGTAACTTAACTCACTGTGGTTCAGGAGTTCAGACGTGTGTCTGAGGTgacccaggacgctggttcgatgCTCATCCTGCTTGTAAGATATtcgatatatataacatttttattGTGAATTTTTAAAACAATTGACATAAATTGCATAAGTTAACATTAGGAAAGCCCCAGGAAAATACAATGTTtgaaaacagggttgttgatgtaTAATACAATGCGTAACAGATTCGGGCTCGGTGGAGTGTATTATGCGAAGGTtaggttatatattatatatacgagTTTGGGTAGataccaccaggctagtcccggaGCTGAGGGGAatgagttatgaagaaaggctaatagaattaaacctcacgtcactaggAAACAGAtgagttagggggagacatgattaccacatgcaAAATTATTAGGGGAAttaatagggtacataaagattctaTCAtaggtgtttactagttgtgtttttgcgggggttgagctttgctctttctgcccgcctctcaactgtcaatcaactgtttactattttttttttccccacaccacacacacacaccccaggaagcagcccgtgacagctgactaactcccgggtacctatttactgctaggtaacaggggcacttagggtgaaagaaactttgcccatttgtttctgcctcgtgcgggaatcgaacccgcgccacagaattacgagtcctgcgcgctatccaccaggctacgaggccccccttgcTAGAAAGGGGGGCCACACTAGAATGTGTGGCACACTACATTGCACTAGGTGGTACTCGCTCAAGGAGACAAGCGGAAACcgtgtactcaaatgagccacaaataGATTTTTTCAATATCattagttaacaaatagaatgcattaggcagtgatgtggtagaggcagactccacacacagttccaaatgtagataacagagtccaataggctcagatacctgtacaccaattgacggttgagaggcgggaccaaagagccgaaactcaaccctcTTGCAAGCACAACTGGATGAGTGAACAACGCCTCGCACTTCCTGGTTCTAAAGTTGCCAGAGACAACTTACATTGCACTTTGACGCTGCAAAGTTTTTTCTCCCGAACGCCGTCAACACTGTACCCGCATTTAGATGACTTCATTAGTGTTCAGGTTCCAGGTTGTTTCAGCTGCGAATTCTGTCAGCCGTGGGTAGTGTCAGCCGTGGGTAGTGTCAGCCGTGGGTAGTGTCAGCCTCAGGTAGTGTCAGCCTCAGGTAGTGTCAGCCTCAGGTAGTGTCAGCCTCAGGTAGTGTCAGCCTCAGGTAGTGTCAGCCTCAGGTAGTGTCAGCCTCAGGTAGTGTCAGCCTCAGGTAGTGTCAGCCTCAAGTAATGTCAGCCCCTGGCGGCGTCAGCCACATAACACGGCAATATTATGGTTCTTtctcttcaacccgttctcgcaaattcgtaaagtcaatattgacttattaactacgtgcataggtgatatactaaacataatagatacccctaaaaatattcatagaaaacaccgaccttacctaaccttgttagtatcttaagataagcatcttattgcttcgtaattacaattattacttaacctatacctatcataggttaggtaataattgtaattacgaagcaataagatgcttatcttaagatactaacaaggttaggtaaggtcggtgttttctatgaatctttttaagggtatctattatgttaagtatgtcacctatgcacatatttaataagtcaatattgacttattaaatttgcgagaacgggttgttctcTTATACCAAACCCGGTATATCTGGTGGATAAGTTCATATTCgtaccatacactagaaggtgaagggacgacgacgtttcggtccgtcctggaccattctcaagtcgatttgagaatggtccaggacggaccgaaacgtcgtcgtcccttcacattctagtgtgtggtctggtcaacatactttagccacgttattgtgactcctcgcctgcacattCAGTAAAATACTACGCTTTAATTAGGGGTGAACACGCTGTCTACTGAAGAATACAACAATGCAAAGAGGAATACCTACTAGCTAAGAGGTCTTTGTATACTAGCAATTTCAGCTACACACACATAACTTGCCAAAACtaggaggagatatgatcaccagttccaaaatactaacaggaataaccaaattgacaaagaggaattcctgaaaccagtaacttcacgaacaagaggacatagaTTCAAGCTAAAGGTAACAGAGGTGCcggaaaaaaatatttgaaaactttCTTTTtttcagagtggtagacagttggaacaagctaagtgagaaggtggaggagcccaaaaccgtcagtagattCAAAGCGttctacgacaaagagtgctgggaagacgggatacccggagcgtagctctcatcctgtaactacacttaaataATCACACACAATTCAGCTCATTAGCATCCTCTCCTTAATGACCCAACCATCGTTGAAATACAGCAATTGTCTAGCCCTATTTTGCAGTTCTTAAGTAGAAGAAAGGAAGATAGCGTGGATAGTGacacactattctcctcccgtctCCAGGGGCTCGGAGAATAGTGCAGAGCCAACTGTACAAACTGTGTCGATTTTTATAGGAAAGAAAAACACAAGGGGACTCTCCTCAGACCTCTCTTGACATTTTCTTTGGGAAAGTGCACGAGAAGGAACGGTACTGTGTCCATATGTTCTCTCCTCTCTTTTCTTTAGTTTGAAACTAagaccagtatttacctaagatGTTACTGATATTCGTCAGTCTTGTAAACACACAACATAACTGTCCCTGTGAttcccttgttacaacttgtaacagAGTTGTTACCTATTGTTATAACGTTTTTATAACGTTTTAATGAGGTATTATAACGTTTTTACAACTTGTAATGGAGTTGTTACCTATTGTTAAAACGTTTTTATAACGTTTTTGTGAGGTATTAAAACGTTTTTACAACTTGTAATGGTTACTTATTGTTATAACGTTTTTATAACGTTTTTACGAGGTATTAAAACGTGTTTACAACTTGTAATGGAGTCGTTACCTATTGTTATAACGTTTTTATAACGTTTTTGTGAGGTATTAAAACGTTTTTACAACTTGTAATGGAGCCGTTACCTATTGTTAAAACGTTTTTATAACGTTTTTGTGAGGTATTAAAACGTTTTTACAACTTGTAATGGAGCCGTTACCTATTGTTAAAACGTTTTTATAACGTTTTCACGAGGTATTAAAACGTTTttgcaacttgctatattggttgttacaattgTTTAAAGGAGTTAAAACTTGTTCAGACGTTGTAACAACATCGAAGTTTTGTTGTGTgatgaaactttttttttattatcatcattttctaccacagacgtggccacacatttacaatactaaccagcatatatacattttcttctgtcctccatggacgaaaatgtatatatgatggttagcactgtaaatgtctggccacatctgtggtagaaactGAATAGGGATAGGGATGAAACTGCAAGcccgagctgttatcctacccaaGTTTATCTGAAGCCCGACTCATAGAAGCGCGTTCAGTTGCTGAGATATTTAGTTACGATTAATAATAAAACATGGTATAGTATTAAGCTAAAATTATGACTGAATAAAGTTGTAGCCAACTGTTCACTATATCTATAATATAGCAGACTGTTCTCCTAAGATTTTCCAACGTCAAGATTATGGATAATTTAAAGTAGTCtccccctaacctaccagaggacccaaaacagaaaacgggacagtacgtcacttttatgaactgctttcattttctagtatgacGACATTTGGACCTTCTGTAACGCATGCGAACGAAAAGCGACGCtctttgtaggagaacaggttgactATAGATCTACTCGTCTATCATGGTTGGAGTGCAAGCACTCGCGATTAGCCTCACGCAACTTTACATGGTGATTTGTGATTATTTACATAATCTGAAACATGGGTTTTTTCATCCGTTTTTTCCATTTCTACCCATGTAGCAAAATTACTTTCCACCCTGGAAAGggaagccggttggccgagcggacagcacgcgggacttgtgatcctgtggtcccgggttcgatcccaggcgccggcgagaaacaatgggcaaaatttttcaccctatgcccctgttgcctagcagtaaaataggtacctgggtgttagtcagctgtcacgggctgcttcctgggggtggaggcctggtcgaggaccgggccgcggggacactaaagccccgaaatcatcaagataacctcaagataagataacactTCAATTATCACTCATTTTATCTTTCATGTCCTTTGCATTTCACTCTtcatctctaactctctctcactctctccctttaTATTTTGCTATCTTTAGTTTTCATTTCCTTTGTAGCTATCTGTCTCTTTCTAAATCTCTCGCTCCTTCATCTCTCGCTTCCTTTATCTATCCCTCCATTCCATGCGCCTCACTCTGATCCCATTCTGCTGCGGCCTGCTAGTCGGGAAACAGTCGAAGTGGGAATTGAGAATGAACCTAAATTGGGCCGTAGCATAGGAATAAGAGCACTGAGGGACAATACTGGAGCAGCTTGGGGACTGAATATTGTCTGGCTGATGCAATGCAAGCGCGCATATTAGCGTAGGGAGTGCAGAGTGGGTCCTATCAGCAACtgacaatcttgaggttatcttgagatgatttcgaggctttttagtgtccccgcggcccggtcctcgaccaggcctccacccccaggaagcagcccgtgacagctggctaacacccaggtacctattttactgctaggtaacaggggcatagggtgaaaaattttgcccattgtttctcgccggcgcctgggatcgaacccgggaccacaggatcacaagtcccgcgtgctgtccgctcggccgaccggctcccttgctcCCGGCCGACAATGCTACGTAATTCAACTGCTTGTTCTAATAAGCGTGCACCAAACTGTCAATGAGAGACCAATGACAATAGTGTAATAATTTCATCTTATCGATACATTTTCAAAATTTCTCTATCCATTTCCTGATAGCTTATTAGATGATAATGTTTATGATATTCTTACCTGAGAACAAATTAGGTAGAGTGGCCCACCTTGCCTGAAATGTACGAAAACTTCCAAATATAAACTATATTTTACATACCGCTTATATGAGACTATAGCAACTTATAGGAAATAAAAAAGCTATACACTGTATATGTAAATCACAAAAAAAATTACGGTATCTAGAACACCAAATTATTATACCAACAATGCTTTATAAAAAAAAGCTAGAAATGCAATTGAAATTATAATGTGTATATAACCATATAGGCAAAATCAAACCCCAAAAGAATTCTCCCATAACAAAAACTAGTCCATAGAAAAATGTAGAATGTCATTTAACCGAGACTAATAAAGAAATAATGGGCATTAGTACTGTGGCTCTATTTACCAGAGAAGAGTTTTATATTATGCCTTTACCTGAGCCAATCTATATAGAAAAAAAAGACACACTATAGACTCAAACACACAAAATTGACCATTAATCGACCTCaagttacaaagac is from Procambarus clarkii isolate CNS0578487 chromosome 77, FALCON_Pclarkii_2.0, whole genome shotgun sequence and encodes:
- the LOC138357309 gene encoding uncharacterized protein, with protein sequence MLAGSRHHPGCWQCPGITQDAGRIQASPRMLAGSRHHPGCWQDPGITQDAGSFQASPRMLAGSRHHPGCWQDPGITQDAGRIQASPRMLAGSRHHPGCWQDPGITQDAGRIQASPRMLAASRHHPGCWQDPGITQDAGRIQASPRMLAGSRHHPGCWQDPGITQDAGRIQASPRMLAASRHHPGCWQDPGITQDAGRIQASPRMLAGSRHHPGCWQDPGITQDAGRIQASPRMLAGSRHHPGCWQDPGITQDAGSFQASPRMLAAVQASPRHHPELRQHLRCCHAGLKSCMIRVPEPFLNSSFRRF